A single genomic interval of Sceloporus undulatus isolate JIND9_A2432 ecotype Alabama chromosome 2, SceUnd_v1.1, whole genome shotgun sequence harbors:
- the NAT9 gene encoding N-acetyltransferase 9 produces the protein MRINQNTVLQGKRVTLVPYTSAHVPRYHEWMKSEELQRLTASEPLSLAQEYEMQCSWQEDTDKCTFIVLDTDKWSRQRATEEECMVGDVNLFLTDSEDPTVGEIEIMIAEPNYRGRGFGKEATLIMMSYGMTHLGLTTFEAKIGLENETSIGMFKKIHFKEVGVNNIFKEVVLRMIVNEEERQWLLQQTSHVDEKNYSLMKLQTQICDS, from the exons ATGAGGATTAACCAGAATACTGTATTGCAAGGGAAGAGGGTGACCCTAGTACCATACACCTCTGCTCATGTGCCAAG ATACCATGAATGGATGAAATCTGAAGAGCTACAACGTCTGACTGCATCTGAACCACTAAGCCTTGCACAGGAATATGAGATGCAGTGCAGTTGGCAGGAAGACACGGACA AATGCACATTCATAGTACTTGATACAGATAAGTGGTCTAGGCAGAGAGCCACAGAGGAGGAGTGCATGGTTGGAGATGTAAATTTGTTCCTCACAGATTCTGAAGATCCAACAGTGGGAGAAATTGAAATCATGATTGCAG AGCCCAACTACCGTGGCAGAGGCTTTGGCAAGGAAGCCACACTAATCATGATGTCTTATG GAATGACACATCTTGGACTTACCACCTTTGAGGCTAAAATTGGATTGGAAAATGAAACCAGTATTGGCATGTTCAAAAAGATTCATTTTAAAGAG GTGGGAGTAAATAATATCTTTAAAGAAGTGGTACTGAGAATGATTGTGAATGAAGAAGAGAGGCAGTGGCTGCTTCAACAAACTAGCCATGTGGATGAAAAAAATTAcagtctcatgaaactacagactCAGATTTGTGACAGCTGA